The sequence GCATAAGTCATCTTCAACTTCGAGGGTTTAACCATGGCAAAACCACTCTCAATCAGCAGTCAGCCTAGTGTTAATGTGGCATGGCGCGACTATTTCGAAATGACTAAGCCCAAGGTGGTAGCCTTAATGCTACTCACGGTCTTAGTTGGCATGTGCTTGGCGATGCCAACGATATTACCCGTACAACCTTTGATCGCAGGACTTTTAGGCATCGCGATGATGGCGGGCTCGGCTGCGGCATTAAATCATCTGATTGATCGACGCATCGATGGCTTAATGGCGCGCACTTACAATCGCCCTCTCCCAAAAGGGCGAATCTCGGCAACGCGGGCGCTAATATTTGCCGCAGCCTTAGGCAGCCTTGGTTTTGTCATTCTGTATGTTTTCACTAACCCGCTCACCGCTTGGCTCACCTTTGCCAGCCTAATAGGTTATGCCTTGATTTATACCGCCTATTTAAAACGAGCCACACCCCAAAACATCGTGATTGGCGGCTTAGCGGGTGCTATGCCGCCGCTGCTTGGTTGGACTGCCGTCACTAATCAATTCCATGGTCATGCGCTATTGCTGGTGATCATCATCTTCCTGTGGACGCCACCGCATTTTTGGGCACTGGCGATTCATAGACGCGCTGAATATGCCAAAGTGGATATTCCCATGCTGCCCGTCACCCATGGGGTAGAGTTTACTAAAACCTGTATTTTGCTCTATACGATTTTGCTGGCGATTGCTTGCCTATTACCCGTCTTGGTGGGGATGAGTGGCCCACTGTATTTCGTCTGCTCTAGTGCGCTCAGTTGTGGCTTTATCTATAAGGCGTGGCAATTAAAGTATCAGGATCACGAAGGACTGGCGATGCAGGTGTTTCGCTTCTCGATTTATCATTTAATGTTGTTATTTATGGCATTACTGCTCGACCACTATCTGTGGGCCTAAGTTGCAGCACAAGATTGCAATCGCAATCGAGAATGTAGAAAGGACAAGGTATGCAAAAAAGAATCCCCAACACGCTGTTAGTGATCGCCATACTCTTGATAGGGCTCGGAGGGCTATTTTCGGTGAAGTTCACCCCGCCTAAACCCGTCGAATTACAAAGTGGTTTTATGTTTCCTGAAGCGTTTGCTCTCGCGCCATTTGAGCTTGTTGATCAACATAAACAGGCTTTTACCAATGCTAATTTAACAGACCAGTGGAGCTTATTTTTTATCGGTTTTACCTACTGCCCCGATATATGCCCAACAACCTTAAACAAGCTTGCCGCCGCTTACCATGAGCTAAAAAAAATTGCGCCAATTCAGGTGGTATTTTTATCTGTCGATCCTAAACGGGACACGCCAGATAAGCTGCTTAGCTATGTGAATTTCTTTAATCCTGAGTTTAAGGCTATCACGGGTAAGCAAACCCAAATCTTCCCACTCACCCGCAGTTTAGGATTCACCTATGCAATGGTCGGTGAAGGTGAAAATTATCAAGTCGACCATAGTGCTGGCTATGTGCTGGTGTCTCCCCAAGGCACGCGGGTGGCGGTTTTTAAACCCACAGCGGCGTTAGGTCAAGCCCCTCAAGTTCTCAACGAAGCCTTGATCAGTGACTTCGCTAAAATCGTTAACAGCTATAAACCGCAGTGACTATACCAACCAAAGTGACTGTCGTTATTAAATTAAACGGCGCACTATTCCTTTATCCAAGTACCATCGTCTTTGGGTCTCACCCAAGGCTGCGAAAACCAGTAAAAACCATTGTGAGTCTTGCTCGGCGCCGTACAGTTGTAACGGGAACGACCCGCGGGCAAAGCTAAGTCAGCTTGAATGCTAAACTCGTTTTCACTTAACCAAGTGGGTGCTTTAGCGCCTTGTCCTTGGATATAACACATTAATTGTTTGGCGGAAATATCGCTCATATCGAGCTTGATCTTAAGTTCTGGACGCCATTGCCCGCCCTTAAGCTCAGGATCACTTGGCGTTTGTGCCAGCACAGGCATGTTTAAACTGTATAACTTGGCCTTAAGGCTTTTTAAATCCGCATATTGTCCGGCAACGGGGAAACGCGGTAGCGCCGTGAGTGGCGAGTATGGGCCCGCTGCACCCGACTGCTGGCCAAAGGCAACAAAGCCGTTTTCGGTCAGCATGTCTTGAACCGCTTGATTGTATTCGCCATAGGGATAGGCCAGCATGTTAAAATTCTGCCCAGTCGCCTCACGAATCGCGTTTTCGGTTGCCAGAATATTGGCCTTAATTCGCGGTAACCATTGTATTTGGGATTCGTTGTCTAAACGGCGGATCAGATGTTCATGGGCCCAACTGTGGTTAGCAATATCGGCCCCTTCCTTGGAGAGCTGAATTAATTCTTCCCAAGTCATCATCTCGGTAAACTTTTGTTTAATCGGCTCAATTGCCACAAATAAGGTGTAGGGAAAACCAAATTCCTTTAGGATAGGATGCGCTGTGGTCGCAATACTGCGATAACCATCGTCGAAGGTAATCGCGACCGTTTTTGCGGGCAAATCTTGTTTGTTTTTGATCGCCTCAACTACCTGCGATAACGACACCACCTTAAAGCCATCGTCCGCCAGAAACTGCATTTGCTCACGAAATTGCGCTGGCGTTACGCTCGTTGCCGCCGGAGTGGTTTGTGACACATGGTGGTACTGTAAAATGACCACGGCATTGGCCGAAAAAGTCATCAGCCCGATGAGTGCCAATAACGCACGTTTAACCATAATGTGAACACCTCTAATATCAATGACTACTGCAAAATCCACTGCACTCGCGCTGCTATTTAATGGCACCAAGAATCGCCAACTGTTCGCGCTTGCCCTGCCGATGATCCTCTCCAATATCACGGTTCCGCTATTGGGATTGGTAGATACGGCTGTCATCGGCCATTTGAGTGACGCCTATTATTTAGGGGGCGTCGCACTCGGGTCAACGATTATCACATTAATCATTTGGTTATTAGGCTTTTTACGTATGGCGACCACCGGCTTAGTCGCACAGGCCTATGGTGCAAATGATATTAACGCCCAATTAAAACTGTTGGTTCAAGGCGCCATGCTGGCGACAGGACTTGGCATCGCGATGATCCTGCTACAAGTCCCGCTTCTCAGTTTAGCGCTCAGCTTCTCCGAGGCGAGTGTAGAAGTTGAGCGTTATTGCCGAGAATATTTTCAAATTCGGATCTGGTCTACACCCTTCGCCCTGCTCAATTTAGTCATGCTGGGCTGGCTCCTTGGCCGGCAACAACCCAAGGCGGCGATGTGGCAGTTGATCTTCGCCAATGTGGCTAACATTATCCTCGATGTGCTGTTTGTATTAGGATTCGGCTGGGGTGTAAAAGGCGCAGCACTCGCCTCAGTATTTGCCGATATCACCGCCTTTAGCGTTGCGCTCTACATGGTATTACAGCAAGTTAAGTTAATACCAAACTACCCATTTGCCGAAATCCGCGCCCATATCCGCTTTACTGGTTTTGGCCAGTTGCTTCGGCTCAATAGTGATATTTTTATCCGCAGCCTATGCCTGCAAACTGCCTTCGCCTTTATGACCTTTCACGGCGCAGGCCTTGGTGACAATACCGTCGCAGCCAATGCGGTGTTATTGAATTTACTGCTATTAATCTCCTATGCCCTCGACGGCATCGCCTATTATGCCGAGGCAGAAGTGGGCAAAGCCTATGGTCAAAAGCGCGCGCAGCAATTGCATGAAGCCGTGGTGCTGGCCTGGTGTTGGTCTGCCATCACGGCTCTTGGGTTTACCCTGATATTTAGCCTTTGGGGAAGCCATATTATCGAACTGTTGACCAGTATTGATGAGGTCAGAACCACAGCACAGATTTATCTAATTTGGTTGGTATTGCTACCGCTTTGGTCTTTTAGCTCTTACCTATTCGATGGCGTTTATATCGGTGCGGCGCAGGGCAAAGTGATGCGTAACAGCATGATAATTGCAACATTTGGCGCCTTCTTTCCGACATGGTATTTACTACAATCGCTATTGCCTTCTGAGCAGGCTAACCATGCCCTCTGGGCGGCCATGACG comes from Shewanella oneidensis MR-1 and encodes:
- the cyoE gene encoding heme o synthase codes for the protein MAKPLSISSQPSVNVAWRDYFEMTKPKVVALMLLTVLVGMCLAMPTILPVQPLIAGLLGIAMMAGSAAALNHLIDRRIDGLMARTYNRPLPKGRISATRALIFAAALGSLGFVILYVFTNPLTAWLTFASLIGYALIYTAYLKRATPQNIVIGGLAGAMPPLLGWTAVTNQFHGHALLLVIIIFLWTPPHFWALAIHRRAEYAKVDIPMLPVTHGVEFTKTCILLYTILLAIACLLPVLVGMSGPLYFVCSSALSCGFIYKAWQLKYQDHEGLAMQVFRFSIYHLMLLFMALLLDHYLWA
- a CDS encoding SCO family protein, which encodes MQKRIPNTLLVIAILLIGLGGLFSVKFTPPKPVELQSGFMFPEAFALAPFELVDQHKQAFTNANLTDQWSLFFIGFTYCPDICPTTLNKLAAAYHELKKIAPIQVVFLSVDPKRDTPDKLLSYVNFFNPEFKAITGKQTQIFPLTRSLGFTYAMVGEGENYQVDHSAGYVLVSPQGTRVAVFKPTAALGQAPQVLNEALISDFAKIVNSYKPQ
- a CDS encoding polysaccharide deacetylase family protein; protein product: MVKRALLALIGLMTFSANAVVILQYHHVSQTTPAATSVTPAQFREQMQFLADDGFKVVSLSQVVEAIKNKQDLPAKTVAITFDDGYRSIATTAHPILKEFGFPYTLFVAIEPIKQKFTEMMTWEELIQLSKEGADIANHSWAHEHLIRRLDNESQIQWLPRIKANILATENAIREATGQNFNMLAYPYGEYNQAVQDMLTENGFVAFGQQSGAAGPYSPLTALPRFPVAGQYADLKSLKAKLYSLNMPVLAQTPSDPELKGGQWRPELKIKLDMSDISAKQLMCYIQGQGAKAPTWLSENEFSIQADLALPAGRSRYNCTAPSKTHNGFYWFSQPWVRPKDDGTWIKE
- a CDS encoding MATE family efflux transporter, which gives rise to MTTAKSTALALLFNGTKNRQLFALALPMILSNITVPLLGLVDTAVIGHLSDAYYLGGVALGSTIITLIIWLLGFLRMATTGLVAQAYGANDINAQLKLLVQGAMLATGLGIAMILLQVPLLSLALSFSEASVEVERYCREYFQIRIWSTPFALLNLVMLGWLLGRQQPKAAMWQLIFANVANIILDVLFVLGFGWGVKGAALASVFADITAFSVALYMVLQQVKLIPNYPFAEIRAHIRFTGFGQLLRLNSDIFIRSLCLQTAFAFMTFHGAGLGDNTVAANAVLLNLLLLISYALDGIAYYAEAEVGKAYGQKRAQQLHEAVVLAWCWSAITALGFTLIFSLWGSHIIELLTSIDEVRTTAQIYLIWLVLLPLWSFSSYLFDGVYIGAAQGKVMRNSMIIATFGAFFPTWYLLQSLLPSEQANHALWAAMTAFMLMRSLTLAAHYRFSKTFIVS